In a genomic window of Nostoc sp. UHCC 0870:
- the hetR gene encoding heterocyst differentiation master regulator HetR yields the protein MSNDIDLIKRLGPSAMDQIMLYLAFSAMRTSGHRHGAFLDAAATAAKCAIYMTYLEQGQNLRMTGHLHHLEPKRVKIIVEEVRQALMEGKLLKMLGSQEPRYLIQFPYVWMEQFPWQPGRSRIPGTSLTSEEKKQIEQKLPSNLPDAQLVTSFEFLELIEFLHKRSQEDLPLEHQMPLSEALGEHIKRRLLYSGTVTRIDSPWGMPFYALTRPFYAPADDQERTYIMVEDTARYFRMMKDWAERRPNAMRALEELDVPPERWDEAMEELDETIRAWADKYHQAGGIPMILQMVFGRKED from the coding sequence ATGAGTAACGACATCGATCTGATCAAACGTCTTGGCCCCAGTGCGATGGATCAGATCATGCTATACCTGGCCTTTAGTGCCATGAGGACAAGTGGGCATAGACATGGAGCATTCTTAGATGCAGCAGCCACCGCCGCTAAGTGTGCGATTTACATGACATATCTAGAGCAAGGTCAAAATCTACGGATGACTGGCCACTTGCACCATCTAGAGCCAAAACGAGTCAAAATTATCGTTGAGGAAGTCAGACAAGCCTTAATGGAAGGCAAACTGTTAAAGATGTTGGGTTCTCAAGAGCCTCGCTACCTGATTCAGTTTCCTTATGTTTGGATGGAACAGTTTCCTTGGCAACCAGGCAGATCGCGCATTCCTGGAACAAGTTTAACAAGCGAAGAAAAGAAACAAATTGAGCAAAAACTACCTAGCAATCTTCCCGATGCTCAGTTAGTCACATCATTTGAGTTTCTGGAACTAATTGAGTTTCTCCACAAGCGATCGCAAGAGGACTTACCATTAGAACACCAGATGCCTTTGAGTGAGGCCTTAGGAGAGCATATCAAGCGTCGTCTGCTCTACTCAGGCACGGTGACACGAATTGATTCACCTTGGGGAATGCCTTTCTACGCTCTAACTCGCCCCTTCTATGCTCCAGCAGATGACCAAGAGCGTACCTACATCATGGTAGAAGATACCGCTCGATATTTCCGCATGATGAAAGATTGGGCAGAAAGACGACCAAACGCTATGCGTGCTTTAGAAGAGCTAGATGTGCCGCCTGAAAGATGGGATGAAGCTATGGAAGAATTAGATGAAACCATCCGAGCTTGGGCAGACAAATATCATCAAGCTGGTGGTATCCCCATGATTTTACAGATGGTGTTTGGCAGAAAAGAGGACTAG